The following nucleotide sequence is from Aneurinibacillus soli.
CGCACAGGCACCTCGGAAAAGCGATTGAAATTTCCTTTTACTTTAAACTGCGCCCACAATGATAACCCGAAAGCAGCCAGAATTAAAATCGTAAACGGCGTAAACAACACAGATTACTCCTCCTCTAACTTATGATGTTATAGTGTTAATACGCTGAAATCGGCTCAACGGTTTCATGTCTAATTATTATTCCTCTTCAAGCATAGCACGGTACGGATTGAACCCTGCTTGCGGATAAGCAGTACCGTACACAGAAGCAATGCTCTCTACCCCTGCCCCGTCCCAATCAATATGAAGCAATTCCTCATTCACATAGCCGATAATCGGCAAATGCCCGAGCGAAAGGGGCATTTCTTCCTCAAGCCTTTGATATTCCGTAATGGACATAAGCATTGTCGCTAGCGGATTCGCATCCAGCTCATCCGTATTGATAATCTGGTATACATCAAGAAGCTGCGGCGTCATCGTAATACCAAGCAGATGAGTATCCTCACCGGCCCGATTCTGTCCGCTTCCTTCCCCTACCCAGATGTAAAGCTCGGCAGCCCGCGCCTGTGGGCTCGGATGTCTGCGCATCATCCACAACGCCCGGTATACCGCTCCCATGACCTGCTCTTTAGCAGCTTCTTCTCCAAGACGGCGCAGGAGAGCACTGTAGTCAAAATAAAACGTAAAGCCCAAATCAAGAAAACGCGCCGGGTCTATGTCACTTCCGTTTACGATGCGGGCCGGAACTTCTTCTTCTGCCTCTGACTGCAGATCATTCCGATAAGCCGCTAACAGATGTTCAACTGCTTCATCTTTCTCCTCATCCGGAAACGAAATCGATTCCGAATAAATGTGCATGATCCCTTCTTCCGTCGGGGCAAGATGATGCACCCAGATGACGTCCTGTTCTATCAGGCGAATCGCCAAATACCGCCCCGTATCTTCTTCAACTGGGAACGAAAAAGGAAACCCGAGCGGATTATCCGGGTCATCTACCATCCAAAGCACCGCAATCCACGTCTGCTTATGGCGCGTAAAATCAATGTATACCTGCGCTTCAGCCAGATTGCCAAAGCTGTCAATATCGTCATGCACGATGACAGCTTCCACATCACCTGTACAGGTCAGACGTGGAAAGTACGTCTGACCATCCTCATCGAATTGCTCGTATATATCCGCAAACCTCTGTACATCAAGGATATGACCCATCGTTGTCTCATCCGGTGACAGCCGTCCGTCCGGCAGCGCGACTGCCGGCTTCATATCCTGGAGTTCTTTTCTCACTTATTCCCCTCCGTCGGGCTATCTGTACGCCCGTTCTTTTTGATAACACTCCATGTCTCCATCTGCTTGAGGAATGCATGATCGGTTGAATCAATATGAATAGGAGTTAATGCGATATAGCCGTTGCGCACCATATAATAGTCATTACTCTCCACAATCTTCGTCTTGCCATATTCTCGTTCCAACCAGTATTCCGGCACGCCAGTCTTCCCTGGTTTCTCATCGATCCGGTCGCGGTAATGATGAATGTCGAGTCCCGTTACAACAGTGCCTTTTACTTGATCAGCAGGAATGTGTGGAATATTGATGTTAATCATCACATCTGGCGGAATGTCGTGAATTTTGATTTCTTCCCAGATCGGGCGCACCATTTTTTCCACCTCACCAAAATCATGCTTGTGGAAGTGATTTTCATAGGAGACCGCAATAGCAGGCACTTCGTAGATCACCGCCTCACGCGCCGCACTTACCGTTCCGGAATAGTATACGTCCTTCCCAATATTAAGTCCTGCGTTAATACCGGAGATCACAACATCTGGACGCTCTTTGCAGATCACATTGAGTGCCATTTTCACACAGTCAGCCGGTGTTCCGTTCACAGCCCATGCCTGCACATGATCCATTCCATGGAAATCCACCTTCTGCACAGTCAACCCTTCCCGCACGGTAATACGATGTCCTTCCGCACTTCGCTCGCTGTCAGGTGCAACTACAATCACATCCGCCAGTCCTTCGAGCGAGCGAACAAGCTTGTGAATGCCAAGCGCATGAATCCCATCATCATTCGTTACGACTACTTTGTACATACATGCCTGTCCTCCACATTTATGGTTTTGTTTCTACTATTTTACTCGTTATCCTGTAAAAAAGCACGTATTCCGCCACTGAATGCTGTTGACACCTATCCTTTCTTTTGAATCTTTTCTTTTACCCAGACCACCATGATTCCCAATGAAACCCAGAGTAAACATAGGAAAACAAATCCTCCCAACAAAGGGATATTAACCGCCGCCATTACAATCAAAGCACCCGTAAACGCCTGCAGCCACGTATCCATCTGGCTATTATTAGGCATCCATTCCGCTATCCTGATGCTGATTGCTGTAAGACCGATCACGAAAAAAAGCAGGACAAGCAGCAACAACAAGACAACAAAAGGAATTCCAATTACGGTAATCGACAACAAAATACTAATCGCACTGACCATAAGGCTAGCAACAAACCCAATCATAAGCAGTTGAATAAGCGAATGGCGTATTTGTGCGACAAACGGATGGAGTCGATGTTTTACTACATATACCGTGAGCACGGGTAAAAGAATTAACAGTAAACTCAGAACAATTTGTATGAACCAAATTCCAAGCAAAGACCCCCCCGCAATAAATAAGCTATTTTTCACTGCATTGTCAAATGCAATATTCAATACGTACTCTTGTAATTGCGCCCCGGTTTCTTGACTTATTTTCCCACCGATAACAACTACAATGCCCCCGACTTGAGCGGATTTCCCTAATGTAAGATCCCCATTAAAAACAATCACCGCATCCCGTACATGTCCGTAAATTTCTGCATTTCCTCCAGTTACAATCACATTTTCAACGGTCTGTCCAGCTGGAATGACAGTGTCCTGATGCATAAATAGCCCTTCATTTGCCGCAAAGACAACGGAATGCGTACCTAGCACTATTGCAATAACAATAGAAAAAACAGAAAGTAATTTTTTCATTCCCTACATCACCCCATTTTCTTGCCCCGCTATTCGCATGGAAAGCAATTTGCGCAAGAACCATATCGATATCAATAGGAGAAAAACAGCAAATCCGGCAATTCCACTTAAAAAAGAAGGAGTCTGCAAAATAACCAGCGTAATCATTTTCCATACCGCCATCACTATGGCTGCGAAAGAGGATAAAAATCCAGATCCAATCGTACCCGCATATAACAAGGCCACCATAAAAAATACGCAGATGAATGTTCCGGCAACAACCGCAGGTATTGTACTATTTCTTTTAGAAATTGCGGCCGTATTATTTTCGATAAATTCCATTATTTTTTCTGTCATGTATTCAGGTGCACAAACAGACTGATATGTGGAAAAGGTTTGATATTTTATAAAAGATAATTCATCCACTACGCCCTGGCATTTTTCACATGCTTCTAAATGCTGTTCAACTACTGCATGTTCCTCGATTGATAATTCATGATCCAGATAAGCAGATAGCATATCCTCCATGTGCTCCATACTTGTCCCTCCTTTTTTATTCAGTCAATTCTTTTCGTAAAGCGAGCCTAGCAGCATGGATTCGTGACTTCACAGTTCCAACGGGTATTTTTAGTATTTCAGCCATTTCATCATAAGAAAATCCCTGGATATCACGTAAAGTAATAGCCATGCGGTGCTCAGGGGAAAGCTTTTGCATCGCTTCTTCAATATTCAATTGTACATGCTTTTGTTCTACGGAACTTGGAGCCTGTGTAAAAAAAATTTGTTTTTCGATATCCTCTTCAATAAACGTATTCTCTCGCTTCTTCTTTCGGATACGGTCATAGCATAATCGCGATACAATTTGAGCTAACCAGGGGACAAATGCATAGGCCTGCTCCAGTTTTGCTAACGAAGAGTACACTTTAAGAAAGGCCTCCTGCGAAACATCCTCGGCCTCCATTCGATCATGCAACATCGCATAGGCCTGACGAAAGACAGCCCCCTTATACCGATTGATTAGCTGTACAAACGCTTCCTGTTCTCCCTGGCTTGCTCTCCCAATCAATCCATAAAGTTCATGATCCAACTACTTTCACCACCCAACCATTCGAACATTCCACTTCCTTACTTCCTTCTTTTTGACATATGTCAAACAAAGAGACTGAGGGGTATGTAAAAAAGTTCAATAGAAAAATTTTTTTCTTCCTGAACTTTTTTCTATACTCGTTAGTCCTTTTATTTATGAACTGAGAAAATACGGAGGCAACCCATCATGACATTATTTAATTTGGATTATAATCTTTTTCAACTCATTAATCATCTCGCTGTCGTTTACCCTTCCCTAAACCCTCTCATGCGTTTTTTATCGCAAGAGGGAGAATACGTATTTTACGTAGGCATTATTGTTTACTGGTTTACTCGAAAGGAACAAAATCGCTGGATGGTGATGCATTCATTAGTCGCTGCGTGTGTAGCTCTTGGGATTAGCGGGTTAATTGGTGACTTCTTGTATCGAGATCGCCCTTTTGTGTCCCATCATGTTAATCAGTTAATTCCGCATGCTATGAACGCTTCCTTTCCAAGTGATCACGCTACCGGTGCCTTTGTTATCGCTACTTCCATTTGGCTTTTCCGTAAACGTGAAGGATGGGCCTGGCTGTTATTAGCTGCTGGCGTAGCATTTTCACGTATTTGGGTAGGCGTCCATTACCCGCTAGATGTACTTGCTGGAACGTTACTCGGGTTTTCCACCGCAATATGTATGTATAAATGGCTACCAAAATGGAAAGTAACGGCTAACCTGCTGCATCAAGGGCTACTTTTATATGAAAAAATGGAACGCCGCATTTTACCTATAAATCACACCAAAAACCCACAGTAAGGGCTTTTACATGTTGCTCTCTTTCATAAATATGCTCGCAAGATGATATATGAAAGTTTTTCCATTTACGTATGGAGTATATCCTATATTCCACGACGGAAAAATAAAAGTGTGTTACCTCATTAGATCATCATTACGTAAGCATATACACAGTAAGGGAGAAAAACACATGCAGAAGATTATCATCATCCTTACATTATTTCTTGCAATAAGCTCGCTAGCATACGCGAAACAAAGTCTTGACTACACAGGAGCACAACGTGTTCCTGTGCTTTTATACCATCATATTTTACGAAAAGAAGAAAATAAAAAATTTAAATACAACTCAGGCGTAATTACACCTGAGTTATTTGCACAGCAAATAAAACTATTGCACGATAACGGATATAAAACCATAACGCTACACGAACTTGAGCAATTTATTACTAAAAAAACTACACTACCTAAAAAGAGTGTTGTCATTACGTTTGATGATGGATATTTAAGTAATCTTACATATGCGTACCCCATTTTGAAAAAATATAACTATACAGCTGCTCTTTTCCTTATTACAGAGAATATACGAAGCCAACCAGAAACATTTAATCCAGACAAACTGAATTACATAAGTTGGCCAGAACTCGCTAAATACTCAGACGTATTTCAATACGAAGGTCATACTGACGGGTTCCATCGAACGGTTGGTAGCACAAGCTTTTTACTTGCTAAGTCTCCGGAGGATGTACTTATTGATCTTGAGTTGTCTAAAATGCTGTTGCACACTCATTATTTTGCGTATCCTTACGGTCAATATAACAAAAATACCATCCAGTTAGTAAAGAAAGCAGGCTATACAATGGCATTTACGACTCGTCCTACTAAAGCAAAACCGGGAACCTCACCGTTTGAGGTTCCTCGGTATGGTATTCTTTCCACCACAACCATGCAGCAATTCAAAAATATCATCGGAATTCCCTAGCCCTTACACAAACGCCGTTATTTTAAACAAGAGTACCGGTTAGAAAAAAAGCGTAAGTCGGTTCCGTCTCACAAACCGAAGTCCCATATAACTGGCTAATCCACCATAAAACAAAACCATCTTTTCGATTTCCTGAAACGATACAGGTAGCGTATTAAAGAACATCTCATTTATTGTTCCAAGTATCCAGAAGCAGCCAATCCCGATAACAAGAATATGACAGGCTTCCCACAAAGCAGGCATAAACAAAAAAATTCTATTATGGCTTTTCTTTATTTGCCCTATATTCCATAGTACCGAAACACATTCTAATGAGAGCATGCTAATAACCGTCCCTTCATAGCCGAATCCAGGAATAGCTATCAACAAGTATGCCAGAACTACAGAGCAAATACTTCCAAATAGCAAGCCCTTTACGGGTTCCCGCTCTCTTTCCTGCGCCCATAAAATGGTAGTCGTTACTTCCCGAAGTCCTGTAAGTAGCGGAATCGCACACAAATAGCGGATGGCATACTCTACTTCTTCTTTCCCGAATAGAAGTACTGATACATCATGCGCATAGAAAAAAAGAAAGAGCGTGGAAACCATGCCTAAGCCCCAAGCTAGTTGGAGAGCCAGGCACGATCTTCTAACAAACGCTTTGTTTTTTTTATTCTTCCAATCTTCTGTTATTTTTGCAGATAGCGTATGCGAAATGGCAGCTGTGATAATAGTCGGGAAATAAACAGCGGTTACCGCCATTCCTGAAATCTCACCAAAAGCAGCAATCGCTTGATCGGCACTCATTCCCCCATCTTGAAGACGATGTGGAATGATAAGCGCATCCAAAAACTCGGATACAGGAACGATAAGGCGAGTCGCCAAAATGGCAACCGAGCTGTACAGAAAGATAGGCAGGCTCATCGAGATCGTCTGCCTCAATCTTTCGCCATCAACAACTCGCAAGGACATACGCAATGGTATTAGTAAAAACAATAAGGCACACACCGCTCCCGTGAAGGCCCCAAAAACTGCCCCACTAACCGCCCATACTTTTCCATGTATTGCCCATGTGGTCGCTAATCCAAGCATCGTACATACACGAACTAACTGTTCAAGTACTTCAGAGCTTGCGATAAATCCGTACGATTCAATCCCTTGCAAATATCCGCGAACAAGATGAAGCAACGGGACGATAAATAAAGCAGGCGCTATATATTGAATCGGAATAGTAAGATTCTGATCCCCCATAAATAAAGCAATGGCTGGTGCAAAAGCATAAGAAAGATACCCTGCCCCACCCCCAATCACCGCCAGGCAAACAAGCATCATCATTACGAGATTTTTTCCACGCCGCGTATCTTTTGCTGTCATCAGAAACAACGCGGTTGGAAATCCAGCCGTAATCATGGTAAGAATCAATCCATAAAAAGAATAGGCCATCTGGTATAGCCCTACCCCTTCCGCCCCTAGCAACCGAAACAACGGGATACGAACGAGCGCCCCCATTACCTTAACAATAAAAATGGCACTTGTTCGAAGTGCCATTTGTTTTAAAAAAACAGGCATGGCTTCCCTTCCCTTTCTGAGCTTCCAAGCGCCTTGTCCTGTTTATACTGTATGAATGTACATGCTCTCCTATGACCTGACTTTCTATATTTTGCTTAATCCCGTATATGGATCAGTACAAATTTTGTATACTTATCCCAGCCTAAATCCCATGGAACACGGTAGCGATCTCCTGTATGAGAATTCACCAATACATACCCATTCTCATCACGGCCCACGACGATCGAAAAATGGTCAATATCGCCGTGCATTTCATAACCAATCAAATCTCCTGGTTGTAAACGTGCCATAGCTCCTTCACGGTTTCTAATGGTAGGTTTTATTACATCAGCATATGAGCCTCTTGCTATCACTTTCCCATATCCACTGCGAATCAGAAAATTCTTAAAGGAGTCGGTTCGCACCCACGGAGTGCTTCCTCCCTGCTTGTAGCGATAATACCAGCCACTACGCATGGGGAGCCCTCCCCCTTCCTCTTGATCACCGAGGACCTGGGAAGCAAAGTTCGTACAATCCCCTCCCTCATGATGATAATCCCGATATTTCGGATTATAACGGTGATCGTTCCCGGCCCCCCATGCTGCTCCTGCATATTTATTGGCATACTCCACCGCTTTATTTCGGTTATATTTTTTCATTCGTGTGACTGATTCGGATTGATCGACAGCGTTTAGGACAAAAGCTTGGTTATGCGACATATCCTTCATCGAATGGGAAGGGATCGTAGCCGGATTCTCTTCAATTGGATCAGAATACCATTCCCTGGCGACATGCCAACCTGCCTGTGTTTTTTCCAGACGAATGCCATGGCGTGTACCTGTTCCAAATGATTGGGGACGTATACTTTTACCGGGATATATATACGTCAGTTTTAGTGTATGTAGGAGAGATATCGTAGCCATATTCCCCTGTATTTTAGTACGAGTGATTGTAATACTGCTGTTTGCTTCGACAAATGCTACTCCCCTTTTCTCTGCCCATTTTTGAATATAATTTGCCCGCCGATTCTCATGCTGTAGTGCATACAAACTGGTTTTTTGTTTCGGATTGTAATATTTTTCGATCATACGGGAGTTATTCTCGATAAGCAATTGTGTCCGTACTTCAAATAGCTTGTTAAGAAAAGCATGGATTTCTGCCTCCGTATCACTTTCTGTAGCATGAACGGGACGAGGAACCACCAATAAAAATACACATAAGCAGTTGACGATTATCTTTTTCATCATTCCCTATCACCTTTATTTCCCTTAACATAACGAAGCTGTACTAGTATGTGCATTCATACCACTTCTCAATAGTAGAAACTTTAGGAATCCCCTGTTCCATACGGCAAATGTCCGATTATTGCCTAACATTAATAAAAAAATATATTTACCACCACGGGCAAATCCATGTATATTGAGTGAAGAATACATTTATTGTCATCCATATCCTTCCGGACGATCAGGGAGGAAGACGGATGGAAAGGAAGAGGAATGGAGCTTTTACGCAAAATCGGGCAGGTATTTGAAGCGAATCACATTCCGTATCAGTTAGAAAATCCAGCGGAAGGTCATTATTTATACCGAACGGTTGAAGAAATGCGCGATGCCGGAATGACACCGGATAATGTGGTACTTGATCTGTTTTTTGATTTCAAAAATGAGGCTGTGTTCCTCGGTATGATCCGCATCCCACATAAGCTGCGCGGCAAAAACATCGGGGCTGATATCGTGCGCTTAATGAAAGAATGCGCCATTGAGAATCATTGGGTCGTAATCCTCGAAAGCGCACCGGAGAATCTTCTTTTCTGGCAAAAGATGCACTTCTCAAGCTTTATGTACGAAACATATGGCTTCTGGATGATGGGCTATGGGGCAAAAAGCAAATTGATCTTCAAAGTAAAATGGACACAGATGAAAAAAAACTTGTATGCCAATGCATAGCATAAAACCAGGCAGCATACCTGAGAAACGGGTAGCTGCCTTTCTTTTTAGCGGACTTCGTGAGCGCTAGCAAGCGGATAAAACACATATTCGGCCCGGCCCACTACATGACTGCGCTCAATAAATCCGATCTCCCGGCTGTCCATGCTTCGGTTGCGATTATCCCCCATCACAAAATATGAATCCTTTGGTACAACAAGCCGTTCAAATCCTGACAATGTCACTTCCGCTATGTATGGTTCATTCGCCACACTTCCATTCCGATACAGAACGCCATTCTTCAATTCCAGTTCATCTCCTGGAATGCCAATGATACGCTTAATATAATCATCTTCTTTGGTAGCGTGTAGCACGATTACATCGCCCCTCTGTGGGTTCTCTGCATAGTACACCCCTTTATTCACCAGGATGCGTTCATTATTAATGAGAGTTGGCTCCATCGATACGCCTTTCACGACATACGGGGCAAATAAGAAGAGACGAACTCCTATAATCCCGCCCACAATAATCAGAAAATACCGACTCCATGTAACAAGTTCCAACTGCTTCTTCACAGCACCGCCCCCCTCTCTGTTCTTCTTCTGCCTCTCGATACTTACATCTGTACAAACGCGGAAAAGCGTATCCCGCAATGGGACACGCTTCCTTCCACCTATCTGACTATCACTTCGTATTAATCCACACGCTCTTCACTTCTGTGTACATTTCAAGCGCATAGCTGCCCATCTCCCGACCAATGCCGCTCTGCTTGTAGCCGCCAAACGGGGATGCTGCATCGAATACGTTGTAGCAATTCACCCATACGGTGCCCGCACGAATACGGTCCGCAAGTTTATGTGCGGTAGACAGGTTCTGTGTCCACACACCTGCTGCTAGTCCATAATTCGTACGATTCGCACGCTCAATTACATCCTCAATGTCATCAAATGGCATCGCCGCAAGCACCGGGCCAAAGATTTCTTCCTGCGCGATTGTCATATCATCTGATACGTCAGAGAATACTGTCGGCGTCACAAAATAGCCATTCGCCAGCTCCTCTGCGCTTTCCACTGCGGTAATGCGCTGTGCACCTTCTTTCAGACCAACATCGATATAATCGCTAACACGGCTGAACTGCTCCGCTGATACGAGTGGTCCCATCTGCGTATCCTGGAGAAGGCCGTTACCCACTTTAATTTTCTTCGCATGATCTACCATGTCACTTAACACGTTATCGTACACTTTTTTATGCACATACAGACGGGAGCCTGCGCAGCATACTTGCCCCTGGTTGAAGAAAATACCGCTGAGCGCTCCCGGAATCGCGCGGGACATATCCGCATCTGGCAGGATAATGTTCGGAGATTTACCCCCAAGCTCAAGGGAAATCTTCTTCAGTGTGCCGGCAGCCTGACGCATGATCAGACGGCCAACATCCGTTGAACCGGTGAACGCAATCTTGTCAACATCGTAATGATCAACAAGCGGCTGTCCTGCCGTCTCGCCAAATCCAGTCACAATGTTTACTACGCCATCCGGGAAGCCCGCTTCCATAATCAGTTCACCAAGGCGCAGTGCTGACAACGGCGTCTGTTCTGCCGGCTTCAAGACTACTGTATTACCGCATGCGAGAGCCGCACCCAGCTTCCACGCCGCCATAAGAAGCGGGAAGTTCCACGGGATGATCTGGCCAACTACGCCAACCGGCTCGCGTTTTGTATAGTTAAAGAAATTCGGAATGGATACCGGAATTGTTTGTCCATAAATTTTTGTTGCCCATCCCGCATAATAACGAAAATGGTCAACGGTAAGCGGAACGTCCGCATTCGCCGTTTCACGAATCGGCTTGCCATTATCCAGTGTCTCAAGTTGGGCCAGTTCTTCCGTATTTTGTTCAATTAGCTCAGCCAGTCGATACAGGAGCTTGCCGCGTGCCGAAGGGGTCATTCGTCCCCATTTGCCATTCAGAGCTGCTCGTGCCGCCTTAACCGCCTTATCAATATCTTCCGCGTTTCCATCCGCCACCTGACAGAGTACTTCTTTCGTAGCCGGGTTAATGGTCTCGAACGTTTGTCCAGAGGAAGACTCTACCCACTGCCCGTTAATGAGCAATTTTTTCGGGCCTTTCAGGAATGATTCTACATTCGGGTTTAAAGATGGCGAAGCGAGTTGCATGAACAAATGCCTCCTTTAGAATTAAAATGGTGACCAACCACTTTTTACTATAACTGAAAACGTTACCATTTAAAAGTATTTTTTGAATTTATAAAAAACTTTATATTTTCTTGGGTTTTGGCATACGGTTTGCTTAACATATAGGCGAAAGCCAAACAAAATGAG
It contains:
- the surE gene encoding 5'/3'-nucleotidase SurE — translated: MYKVVVTNDDGIHALGIHKLVRSLEGLADVIVVAPDSERSAEGHRITVREGLTVQKVDFHGMDHVQAWAVNGTPADCVKMALNVICKERPDVVISGINAGLNIGKDVYYSGTVSAAREAVIYEVPAIAVSYENHFHKHDFGEVEKMVRPIWEEIKIHDIPPDVMININIPHIPADQVKGTVVTGLDIHHYRDRIDEKPGKTGVPEYWLEREYGKTKIVESNDYYMVRNGYIALTPIHIDSTDHAFLKQMETWSVIKKNGRTDSPTEGNK
- a CDS encoding anti-sigma factor family protein; this translates as MEHMEDMLSAYLDHELSIEEHAVVEQHLEACEKCQGVVDELSFIKYQTFSTYQSVCAPEYMTEKIMEFIENNTAAISKRNSTIPAVVAGTFICVFFMVALLYAGTIGSGFLSSFAAIVMAVWKMITLVILQTPSFLSGIAGFAVFLLLISIWFLRKLLSMRIAGQENGVM
- a CDS encoding RNA polymerase sigma factor, which translates into the protein MDHELYGLIGRASQGEQEAFVQLINRYKGAVFRQAYAMLHDRMEAEDVSQEAFLKVYSSLAKLEQAYAFVPWLAQIVSRLCYDRIRKKKRENTFIEEDIEKQIFFTQAPSSVEQKHVQLNIEEAMQKLSPEHRMAITLRDIQGFSYDEMAEILKIPVGTVKSRIHAARLALRKELTE
- a CDS encoding undecaprenyl-diphosphatase produces the protein MTLFNLDYNLFQLINHLAVVYPSLNPLMRFLSQEGEYVFYVGIIVYWFTRKEQNRWMVMHSLVAACVALGISGLIGDFLYRDRPFVSHHVNQLIPHAMNASFPSDHATGAFVIATSIWLFRKREGWAWLLLAAGVAFSRIWVGVHYPLDVLAGTLLGFSTAICMYKWLPKWKVTANLLHQGLLLYEKMERRILPINHTKNPQ
- a CDS encoding polysaccharide deacetylase family protein, with amino-acid sequence MQKIIIILTLFLAISSLAYAKQSLDYTGAQRVPVLLYHHILRKEENKKFKYNSGVITPELFAQQIKLLHDNGYKTITLHELEQFITKKTTLPKKSVVITFDDGYLSNLTYAYPILKKYNYTAALFLITENIRSQPETFNPDKLNYISWPELAKYSDVFQYEGHTDGFHRTVGSTSFLLAKSPEDVLIDLELSKMLLHTHYFAYPYGQYNKNTIQLVKKAGYTMAFTTRPTKAKPGTSPFEVPRYGILSTTTMQQFKNIIGIP
- a CDS encoding polysaccharide biosynthesis protein, translating into MALRTSAIFIVKVMGALVRIPLFRLLGAEGVGLYQMAYSFYGLILTMITAGFPTALFLMTAKDTRRGKNLVMMMLVCLAVIGGGAGYLSYAFAPAIALFMGDQNLTIPIQYIAPALFIVPLLHLVRGYLQGIESYGFIASSEVLEQLVRVCTMLGLATTWAIHGKVWAVSGAVFGAFTGAVCALLFLLIPLRMSLRVVDGERLRQTISMSLPIFLYSSVAILATRLIVPVSEFLDALIIPHRLQDGGMSADQAIAAFGEISGMAVTAVYFPTIITAAISHTLSAKITEDWKNKKNKAFVRRSCLALQLAWGLGMVSTLFLFFYAHDVSVLLFGKEEVEYAIRYLCAIPLLTGLREVTTTILWAQEREREPVKGLLFGSICSVVLAYLLIAIPGFGYEGTVISMLSLECVSVLWNIGQIKKSHNRIFLFMPALWEACHILVIGIGCFWILGTINEMFFNTLPVSFQEIEKMVLFYGGLASYMGLRFVRRNRLTLFF
- a CDS encoding amidase domain-containing protein is translated as MMKKIIVNCLCVFLLVVPRPVHATESDTEAEIHAFLNKLFEVRTQLLIENNSRMIEKYYNPKQKTSLYALQHENRRANYIQKWAEKRGVAFVEANSSITITRTKIQGNMATISLLHTLKLTYIYPGKSIRPQSFGTGTRHGIRLEKTQAGWHVAREWYSDPIEENPATIPSHSMKDMSHNQAFVLNAVDQSESVTRMKKYNRNKAVEYANKYAGAAWGAGNDHRYNPKYRDYHHEGGDCTNFASQVLGDQEEGGGLPMRSGWYYRYKQGGSTPWVRTDSFKNFLIRSGYGKVIARGSYADVIKPTIRNREGAMARLQPGDLIGYEMHGDIDHFSIVVGRDENGYVLVNSHTGDRYRVPWDLGWDKYTKFVLIHIRD
- the lepB gene encoding signal peptidase I; its protein translation is MKKQLELVTWSRYFLIIVGGIIGVRLFLFAPYVVKGVSMEPTLINNERILVNKGVYYAENPQRGDVIVLHATKEDDYIKRIIGIPGDELELKNGVLYRNGSVANEPYIAEVTLSGFERLVVPKDSYFVMGDNRNRSMDSREIGFIERSHVVGRAEYVFYPLASAHEVR
- a CDS encoding aldehyde dehydrogenase family protein, with the translated sequence MQLASPSLNPNVESFLKGPKKLLINGQWVESSSGQTFETINPATKEVLCQVADGNAEDIDKAVKAARAALNGKWGRMTPSARGKLLYRLAELIEQNTEELAQLETLDNGKPIRETANADVPLTVDHFRYYAGWATKIYGQTIPVSIPNFFNYTKREPVGVVGQIIPWNFPLLMAAWKLGAALACGNTVVLKPAEQTPLSALRLGELIMEAGFPDGVVNIVTGFGETAGQPLVDHYDVDKIAFTGSTDVGRLIMRQAAGTLKKISLELGGKSPNIILPDADMSRAIPGALSGIFFNQGQVCCAGSRLYVHKKVYDNVLSDMVDHAKKIKVGNGLLQDTQMGPLVSAEQFSRVSDYIDVGLKEGAQRITAVESAEELANGYFVTPTVFSDVSDDMTIAQEEIFGPVLAAMPFDDIEDVIERANRTNYGLAAGVWTQNLSTAHKLADRIRAGTVWVNCYNVFDAASPFGGYKQSGIGREMGSYALEMYTEVKSVWINTK